In Candidatus Roseilinea sp., one DNA window encodes the following:
- the rpsZ gene encoding 30S ribosomal protein S14 type Z yields MMYREKRRKYKVRVRNRCAVSGRARGYMRKFGVSRIVFREMALRGEIPGVRKASW; encoded by the coding sequence ATGATGTATCGGGAGAAGCGCCGCAAGTATAAAGTGCGCGTGCGCAACCGCTGTGCCGTCAGCGGCCGCGCGCGCGGCTACATGCGCAAGTTCGGCGTGTCGCGCATCGTCTTCCGCGAGATGGCGCTGCGCGGTGAGATTCCCGGCGTCCGCAAGGCATCGTGGTGA
- the rplO gene encoding 50S ribosomal protein L15 — protein sequence MKLHEIKPAEGSRKRKKRKGIGIAAGQGKTAGRGQKGQAARSGGVKGPYFEGGQFPMVRKLPFMRGIGFNNPYRIVYRPVNVGLLAEKFEAGSEVTPEALVAAGIAHKSDKHIAILGVGELNIPLKVTAHKFSETAKQKIEQAGGTVTKLEVKRGGYRTR from the coding sequence ATGAAACTACACGAGATCAAACCCGCAGAGGGTTCACGCAAGCGTAAGAAGCGCAAGGGCATCGGTATCGCTGCCGGCCAAGGCAAGACGGCCGGCCGTGGCCAGAAGGGACAGGCAGCTCGCTCGGGCGGCGTGAAGGGGCCGTACTTCGAGGGCGGCCAGTTCCCCATGGTGCGCAAGTTGCCGTTCATGCGTGGCATCGGCTTCAACAATCCCTACCGCATTGTCTATCGGCCGGTCAACGTCGGTTTACTGGCCGAGAAATTCGAAGCCGGCAGCGAGGTCACGCCCGAAGCGCTGGTGGCCGCGGGTATTGCGCACAAGAGCGACAAGCACATCGCCATCCTCGGTGTGGGCGAGCTGAACATCCCGCTAAAGGTGACGGCGCATAAGTTCTCCGAGACGGCCAAGCAGAAGATCGAGCAAGCCGGCGGCACGGTGACGAAGTTGGAAGTGAAACGCGGCGGTTACCGCACGCGGTGA
- the rplF gene encoding 50S ribosomal protein L6 → MSRIGKKPIELPKGVDVIINDNLITVKGPKGELKRTIPAQIRVVKEGNVVSVQRDDDEGEVRALHGLTRALLANMVKGVTDGYQKVLEIGAESVGYRAEMSGNKLMLYLGYSHPIEFPPPPGITFATDAKTRTITVSGIDKELVGEVAAQVRKLRPPEPYKGKGIRYQGEVVRRKAGKAGKTGKGK, encoded by the coding sequence ATGTCGCGAATTGGTAAGAAGCCCATCGAGTTGCCTAAAGGTGTGGACGTGATAATCAACGACAACCTGATCACGGTCAAAGGCCCGAAGGGTGAGTTGAAACGCACAATTCCGGCGCAGATCCGCGTCGTGAAAGAAGGAAACGTGGTGAGCGTCCAGCGCGACGACGACGAAGGCGAAGTGCGCGCCTTGCACGGCCTGACGCGCGCTTTGCTGGCCAACATGGTGAAGGGCGTCACCGACGGTTACCAGAAAGTGTTGGAAATCGGCGCAGAGAGCGTCGGATATCGCGCCGAGATGAGCGGCAACAAGCTGATGCTGTATCTCGGTTACTCGCATCCGATCGAGTTCCCGCCGCCGCCCGGTATCACATTCGCTACCGACGCCAAGACGCGCACGATCACCGTGAGTGGCATTGACAAAGAGCTGGTCGGTGAGGTGGCTGCGCAGGTGCGCAAGCTACGCCCGCCGGAGCCCTACAAGGGCAAGGGCATCCGGTATCAAGGCGAAGTGGTTCGCCGCAAGGCTGGCAAGGCCGGCAAGACCGGCAAGGGCAAGTGA
- the rpsH gene encoding 30S ribosomal protein S8 — protein MANDSLGDMLTRIRNAAAVGHPSVAVKASKLNERVAEILKEEGYLDAYQVVEVDGKKMLNLTLRYSGERRSRKPAITGLQRVSRPGKRIYVPKTEIPRVLSGIGVAILSTPKGVITDNQARRLGVGGEVLCYVY, from the coding sequence ATGGCGAACGATTCACTGGGTGACATGCTCACGCGCATTCGCAACGCGGCAGCCGTCGGCCATCCTTCGGTGGCAGTGAAGGCCTCCAAGCTCAACGAGCGCGTGGCAGAAATTTTGAAGGAAGAGGGCTACCTGGACGCCTACCAGGTCGTCGAGGTGGACGGCAAGAAGATGTTGAACCTGACCCTGCGCTACAGCGGCGAACGCCGCTCGCGCAAGCCGGCCATCACCGGGTTGCAGCGGGTCAGCCGGCCGGGCAAGCGCATCTATGTGCCGAAGACGGAAATCCCGCGCGTGTTGAGCGGCATCGGCGTTGCGATCCTCTCGACGCCGAAGGGTGTGATCACCGACAACCAAGCGCGACGGCTGGGCGTGGGCGGCGAAGTGCTGTGCTACGTATATTGA
- a CDS encoding 50S ribosomal protein L30 gives MAATTTDAEVKRITVKWVKSAIGYNVRQKRTLKALGLTKLGQEVQHDDTPQIRGMLDAVKHLVEVK, from the coding sequence ATGGCAGCGACGACAACTGACGCCGAGGTCAAGCGAATTACCGTGAAGTGGGTCAAGAGTGCGATCGGCTACAACGTGCGCCAGAAGCGCACGCTCAAGGCCCTTGGCCTCACCAAGCTCGGCCAGGAAGTGCAGCACGATGACACGCCGCAGATCCGCGGCATGTTGGACGCGGTGAAGCACTTGGTGGAAGTCAAATGA
- the secY gene encoding protein translocase subunit SecY translates to MLQALRNAIALPEIRNKIVFTLFILVIYRLIAHVPVPGVNPEVLQQIRTAVEQGQAGGLGSIVGLLSLLSGGAVFNFSVLAMGVYPYVTASLILQLLIPVIPRLEELAKEGDQGRRKINRLTYFLTVPMAALNAIGQVNIFESIGAQVTGGQRVLPQWGLDRPEFILPTIVTIVTMTAGTMFAVWLGELITEQGIGQGLSIIIFGGIVARIPSNIAQIAATSTAFVTLLAFVAITVITVVGIVYIQEGERRVPVQYGKRVRGRRMLGGAGTHIPLKVNTAGMIPLIFAQAMLVFPAIIAGFFVNSSDAGVQRFAQDVVSLFSAGQASSDALSWSLVLYTLMYFLLVIGFTYFYTDVMMQQQNLAENLQKQGGFIPGIRPGKTTEVFITRVMRRLTLVGALFLGLLAILPYLLNFLSHVPGFLFLRPVGNNNLLLSGAGLLIVVGVVLDTMRQLEAQLMMRNYEGFIK, encoded by the coding sequence ATGTTACAGGCATTACGCAACGCCATCGCGCTGCCGGAGATCAGAAACAAGATCGTCTTCACCTTGTTCATCCTGGTCATCTACCGGTTGATCGCCCACGTGCCGGTGCCGGGAGTGAACCCGGAGGTGCTGCAACAGATTCGCACCGCCGTGGAGCAAGGCCAGGCCGGCGGTTTAGGCAGCATCGTCGGCCTGCTCAGCCTGCTGTCGGGCGGCGCGGTATTCAACTTCTCCGTGCTGGCGATGGGCGTCTACCCATACGTCACGGCCTCGCTCATCCTGCAGTTGCTGATTCCGGTCATCCCGCGCTTGGAGGAGCTGGCCAAAGAAGGCGACCAGGGCCGTCGCAAGATCAACCGGTTGACCTACTTCTTGACGGTGCCCATGGCGGCACTGAACGCGATCGGCCAGGTCAACATCTTCGAGAGCATCGGCGCGCAAGTGACCGGCGGCCAGCGCGTGCTGCCGCAGTGGGGCCTGGACCGTCCCGAGTTCATCCTGCCCACCATCGTCACCATCGTGACCATGACTGCGGGTACGATGTTTGCGGTTTGGCTGGGTGAGTTGATCACCGAGCAGGGCATCGGCCAGGGGCTCTCCATCATCATCTTTGGCGGCATCGTCGCTCGTATCCCCAGCAATATCGCTCAAATCGCGGCGACCAGCACAGCCTTTGTGACCTTGCTGGCGTTCGTGGCGATCACGGTCATCACGGTGGTCGGGATCGTTTATATCCAAGAGGGCGAGCGGCGCGTCCCCGTGCAGTACGGCAAACGGGTGCGCGGGCGGCGCATGTTGGGCGGCGCGGGCACGCACATTCCGCTGAAGGTGAATACGGCGGGAATGATTCCGCTGATCTTTGCGCAGGCCATGCTGGTCTTTCCGGCCATCATCGCCGGCTTCTTCGTCAACAGCAGCGATGCCGGCGTGCAGCGATTTGCGCAAGACGTGGTCAGCCTGTTCAGCGCCGGTCAGGCCAGCTCCGACGCACTGTCGTGGAGCCTGGTGCTCTACACCCTCATGTACTTCCTGCTCGTCATCGGCTTCACCTATTTCTATACCGACGTGATGATGCAGCAGCAGAACCTGGCCGAGAACCTGCAGAAGCAGGGCGGCTTCATCCCCGGCATTCGACCGGGCAAGACCACCGAGGTGTTCATCACGCGCGTGATGCGCCGGCTCACGCTCGTCGGGGCGCTCTTCCTGGGATTGTTGGCGATCCTGCCGTATCTGCTGAACTTCTTATCCCACGTGCCGGGTTTCCTATTCTTGCGGCCGGTGGGCAA
- the rpsE gene encoding 30S ribosomal protein S5 encodes MVNKNPQKGREREARRGGASRPEGETPELDIRIVDVTRVAKVIQGGRRFAFRALIVVGDNNGRVGIGMGKARSVQDAIRKATDRARANMQRVEIIGSTIPHEVIQKYGSAKVMLKPASPGTGVIAGGGVRAVLEAAGVRDVLTKSLGSPNKLNTTYATFEGLRSLKNISEEARRRGKSVADIQPFWRRGNGSDDN; translated from the coding sequence ATGGTGAACAAGAATCCGCAAAAGGGCCGAGAACGCGAGGCGCGGCGCGGCGGTGCGTCGCGTCCCGAGGGTGAGACCCCTGAGCTTGATATTCGGATCGTGGACGTCACACGTGTGGCGAAAGTGATCCAGGGGGGGCGTCGCTTCGCCTTCCGTGCGCTCATCGTTGTGGGCGATAACAATGGCCGTGTCGGCATCGGCATGGGCAAAGCCCGTTCCGTGCAAGACGCGATTCGCAAGGCGACTGACCGCGCGCGCGCGAACATGCAGCGGGTGGAGATCATTGGTTCGACCATCCCGCACGAAGTCATTCAGAAGTATGGCAGCGCTAAAGTAATGCTGAAACCGGCGTCGCCCGGCACCGGCGTCATCGCCGGCGGCGGTGTGCGCGCTGTGTTGGAAGCTGCGGGTGTGCGAGACGTGCTCACCAAGTCGCTCGGTTCGCCGAATAAGCTCAATACCACCTACGCAACGTTCGAAGGATTGCGCTCGTTGAAGAACATCAGCGAAGAGGCACGGCGGCGCGGCAAGAGCGTCGCCGACATCCAGCCATTCTGGAGGCGAGGTAATGGCAGCGACGACAACTGA
- the rplR gene encoding 50S ribosomal protein L18: protein MVKNREESRERRRRRVRAKVAGTADRPRLNVFRSLKHIYAQVIDDEAGHTLAAASSLEKAVRTQPGLKKTEEAVLVGKLVAQRAQEKQIKRVVFDRAGYRYHGRIKAVAEGAREGGLEF, encoded by the coding sequence ATGGTAAAGAATCGAGAAGAATCGAGAGAGCGACGGCGCAGACGTGTGCGCGCCAAAGTGGCTGGCACGGCCGATCGCCCGCGGTTGAACGTGTTTCGCAGCCTGAAGCACATCTACGCGCAGGTGATTGATGACGAAGCTGGCCATACCCTGGCGGCTGCATCGAGCCTGGAGAAGGCAGTGCGCACTCAACCCGGGTTGAAGAAGACCGAAGAAGCCGTGCTCGTAGGTAAGCTCGTCGCACAACGGGCACAAGAGAAGCAGATCAAGCGCGTCGTGTTCGATCGCGCCGGCTATCGCTACCACGGCCGCATCAAGGCAGTCGCCGAGGGCGCGCGTGAGGGCGGCCTGGAGTTTTGA